Genomic window (Pseudomonadota bacterium):
GCGTGGTCGCCGAAGGTGCGCTTCATGGCGATCGTCTCAGCAATATCGCCCGCTGGGGTCGACGTAGCGTGGGCGTTGATGTAGTCAACGTCTTCCGGGTTGATCTTCGCATCGCGAAGAGCGGCCGTCATGCAACGGCGCGCCCCGTCACCATCTTCCGAAGGCGAGGTCATGTGGTAGGCGTCAGCGCTCATGCCGAACCCAGCGTACTCGGCATAGATCTTCGCCCCGCGAGCCCGCGCGTGCTCGTGCTCCTCAAGCACCAGACAGGCCGCGCCGTCGCTCAGGACAAAGCCGTCCCGGTCCTTGTCCCAGGGGCGGCTCGCGAGCTGCGGTTCGTCGTTGCGGGTCGAGAGAGCGCGCGCCGAGCAGAAGCCGCCGAGGCCTAGCGTCGTGGTAGCCATCTCGGCACCGCCGGCGACCATGACGTCGGCATCGCCGTGCTGGACCATCCGCGCGGCATGCCCAATGTTGTGCGTGCCCGTAGTGCACGCCGTGACCACACTAATGTTAGGTCCGCGCAGCTTGTACTTGATCGACAAGTTGCCGGCGACCATGTTGATGATGCTGGCTGGAACGAAGAAGGGCGATATCTTCCTCGGCCCCTTGTCCAGCGCCGCTTCGTAGTTGCGCTCTATCGTGCCAATACCGCCGATGCCCGCACTCACCGCGCAGCCGATGCGTTCGGCGAGCTCGTCGTCGATATCCTCAAAGCCAGCGTCCACGAGCGCGTCCGCACCGGCCGCGATACCGTAGTGCATGAACGGGTCCATCTTCCGCGCTTCTTTAGGCTCGAGGTAGGCCCCAAGATCGAAGTCGCTGATCGTGCCGCCGAAGCGCGTGGTAAAGGCGCTGACGTCCATGGACGTGATCGGACCGATCCCGCTACGACCTTCTTTCACCGCGGACCAGGCCGCCTCGACCGTGTTGCCCACGGGCGATACGACGCCGAGTCCAGTGACTACGACTCGTCTCATGTTGCTCAACCTCGGCCTGGAAAGGCTGGCCGCAAGGCACGGTCCAGCCTGCGCTTGAAGGGACCCGCAGACCCGGGGAACCGAGCGACTCTAGTCGCTGGAACGATCCTTGATGTAGTCGACGGCCTGCTGCACCGTGGTGATTTTCTCGGCCTCTTCATCCGGGATTTCCAGCTCAAACTCCTCTTCGAGCGCCATGACCAGCTCAACGGTGTCGAGCGAATCGGCACCCAGATCATCGACGAAGGAAGCATCGCTGGTGACGGAGTCTTCCTTCACCCCGAGCTGCTCGGCGACAATCTTCTTGACCTGTTCTTCAATGCTCATGTTCGTGTAGTTCCCCTTCAAGGATCTCGTGTAAACCCGGACCTCGGCCCGGGGCGGCTTCCGCTGCGGCGCTGCATTTTACGCAAAAGCGCCGCCTGACTACTACTGGTTGGCACAGGGCTCGGGCGCGCTAGCACCCCATCAGCTCTATTGCATGTGCAGACCGCCGTTAACGTTCAGGGTCTCGCCGGTGATGTAGGCCGCACTGGGCGAAGCCAGAAACGCCACCGCCGCCGCGATGTCGTCCGCCGAGCCGAGGCGGGCCAGGGCGATCTGCCCCTGCAGGGCCTCTCGCTGCGCCTCGTCCAACGCATCGGTCATGTCCGTGGCGATGAAACCCGGCGCTACCACGTTGACGGTGATGCCTCGCGAGCCTACTTCTCGCGCCAGGGACTTGCTGAAGCCGATGATCCCTGCTTTGGCGGCCGCGTAGTTGGCCTGGCCTGCGTTGCCCATCAGGCCCACCACGGACGCCACGTTGATGATCCGACCCTTGCGAGCCTTGGTCATGCCGCGCAAGGCGGCCTTGCACATCCGGTACATGGACGTGAGGTTGGTGTTGAGCACCTCGTCCCACTCTCCACCTTTCATGCGCATCAGCAGGTTGTCGCGGGTAATGCCGGCGTTGTTCACGAGCAACGTTGGCGGACCCGCAAGCTCCTTGACCGCAGCAAAGGCCTCGGTAACAGAGTCATCGTTCGATACGTCGAGCACCAAACCGTGGCCCTTGGCCCCAGCCTCACGCAAAGCGGCTTCGACACCGTCTGCGCCACCCTGGGACGTTGCCGTGCCGATCACGACGGCACCTTGAGCCGCAAGTAGGCGTGCGATCGCGGCGCCGATCCCGCGCGACGCGCCGCTCACTAGGGCGATCTCACCCTCGAGCAATCGATCAACCACGGCTGAGCTCCCGCAGCGACGCGAGGGCCTCGTCCATGGTGGCGGGGTCGTAGATCCCGTGGATGGCCAGCTCGCGGCGTCGCTCGATCCGTCGATTGAGCCCCATCAACACCTTTCCCGGTCCACACTCGATCACCGCATTGACCCCTTCCTTCACCATTGAGCGAATCGTGTCGACCCAGCGCACGGGCTTGTACAGCTGCTGTACGAGCGCCTCACGAATGTCCTCGGGGTATCCGTGACGACCGATGTCCACGGTGTAGATCTCCGGTACCAACGGATGGCGGAACAGGGTGTCTTCCAATCGTTCGCGCATTCGCTCCGCGGCCGGCCTCATCAAGGAGGAGTGGGAGGGCACGCTCACTTGCAGAAGCACCACGCGCTTGGCTCCCCTGTCGCGGGCCGACTGCATAGCACGCTCGACCGCACCCGCATGGCCAGCGATAACGATTTGATTAGGCGCATTGAAATTGACCGGCTCGCAAACGCCTCCCTCGGCCACCGACTCCTCACACGCACTTGCCACCTGTCGATCGGTCAGCCCGATGATCGCCGCCATCGCACCTTCGCCCGCAGGAACGGCCTCTTGCATGACGCGCCCTCGGTACTCGACCAGCTTGATCGCGGTGGTGAAGTCCAAGGAATCCGCACACACCAGCGCGGTGTACTCGCCCAGGCTGTGTCCGGACATGACGGTTGGTGAAGGGCCGCCACGGTTACGCCACACACGCCATGCGGCAACACCCGCTGCCAGCATGGCTGGCTGCGTGCGCTCCGTGCGCGCCAGCTCCTCCACTGGACCCGCTTGGGTCAAGGCCCAAAGGTCGTAACCGAGCGCGTCGGAGGCCTCTTCAAAGGTGTGATTTACCACCGGCTCGGCGGCGGCCAGCTCGGCGAGCATACCAACCGATTGTGACCCCTGCCCTGGGAACACGAAGGCTAGCGCCATTACGGTCTCCAACGTCGCAAACGCGGAAGTTTACTGGCCCCGGCGCTGCACGCTCAACCGTTCGCGACAGGTTTCGTCGAGGGTCATCAGCAACCC
Coding sequences:
- the fabF gene encoding beta-ketoacyl-ACP synthase II, which produces MRRVVVTGLGVVSPVGNTVEAAWSAVKEGRSGIGPITSMDVSAFTTRFGGTISDFDLGAYLEPKEARKMDPFMHYGIAAGADALVDAGFEDIDDELAERIGCAVSAGIGGIGTIERNYEAALDKGPRKISPFFVPASIINMVAGNLSIKYKLRGPNISVVTACTTGTHNIGHAARMVQHGDADVMVAGGAEMATTTLGLGGFCSARALSTRNDEPQLASRPWDKDRDGFVLSDGAACLVLEEHEHARARGAKIYAEYAGFGMSADAYHMTSPSEDGDGARRCMTAALRDAKINPEDVDYINAHATSTPAGDIAETIAMKRTFGDHANRLAVSSTKSVTGHLLGAAGSIEALFSVLALGEGVIPPTINLDNPDPQCDLDFVPHTAREANLSVVLSNSFGFGGTNGTVIFKRVD
- the acpP gene encoding acyl carrier protein, with protein sequence MSIEEQVKKIVAEQLGVKEDSVTSDASFVDDLGADSLDTVELVMALEEEFELEIPDEEAEKITTVQQAVDYIKDRSSD
- the fabG gene encoding 3-oxoacyl-ACP reductase FabG; translation: MLEGEIALVSGASRGIGAAIARLLAAQGAVVIGTATSQGGADGVEAALREAGAKGHGLVLDVSNDDSVTEAFAAVKELAGPPTLLVNNAGITRDNLLMRMKGGEWDEVLNTNLTSMYRMCKAALRGMTKARKGRIINVASVVGLMGNAGQANYAAAKAGIIGFSKSLAREVGSRGITVNVVAPGFIATDMTDALDEAQREALQGQIALARLGSADDIAAAVAFLASPSAAYITGETLNVNGGLHMQ
- the fabD gene encoding ACP S-malonyltransferase, with the protein product MALAFVFPGQGSQSVGMLAELAAAEPVVNHTFEEASDALGYDLWALTQAGPVEELARTERTQPAMLAAGVAAWRVWRNRGGPSPTVMSGHSLGEYTALVCADSLDFTTAIKLVEYRGRVMQEAVPAGEGAMAAIIGLTDRQVASACEESVAEGGVCEPVNFNAPNQIVIAGHAGAVERAMQSARDRGAKRVVLLQVSVPSHSSLMRPAAERMRERLEDTLFRHPLVPEIYTVDIGRHGYPEDIREALVQQLYKPVRWVDTIRSMVKEGVNAVIECGPGKVLMGLNRRIERRRELAIHGIYDPATMDEALASLRELSRG